The following proteins are co-located in the Dromiciops gliroides isolate mDroGli1 chromosome 2, mDroGli1.pri, whole genome shotgun sequence genome:
- the LOC122743407 gene encoding 60S ribosomal protein L37a-like: MAKCTKKVGIVGKYGTCYGASLRKMVKKIEISQHAKYTCSFCGKTKMKRRAVGIWHCGSCMTTVAGGAWTQKTTSAVTVKSAIRRLKELKDQ, translated from the coding sequence ATGGCTAAATGCACCAAGAAGGTCGGAATTGTTGGTAAATATGGAACATGTTATGGTGCATCCCTcagaaaaatggtgaagaaaattgaaattagccAGCATGCCAAGTATACCTGCTCCTTCTGTGGCAAGACCAAAATGAAGAGACGGGCTGTGGGTATCTGGCATTGTGGATCCTGTATGACAACAGTAGCTGGTGGTGCATGGACCCAGAAGACCACCTCTGCAGTTACAGTCAAATCCGccatcagaagactgaaggaatTGAAGGACCAGTAA